A DNA window from Aquarana catesbeiana isolate 2022-GZ linkage group LG01, ASM4218655v1, whole genome shotgun sequence contains the following coding sequences:
- the LOC141122214 gene encoding serine/threonine-protein kinase SBK1-like codes for MALKVMDKSRTSRESFLREFTISLLLSSHPNIIGCCEIIFTTFNCFVFTQELAPLGDLLSLIVPNVGIPEDVEKRCAVQISNALQFIVEKGLVHLDVKPDNVLVFDQESECRSPKIHG; via the exons ATGGCTTTGAAAGTTATGGATAAAAGTAGAACCAGCCGGGAGTCTTTCCTACGGGAGTTCACCATTTCACTCCTACTTTCTTCTCATCCCAACATCATCGGATGCTGTGAGATCATCTTCACCACCTTCAACTGCTTCGTCTTTACCCAGGAACTGGCACCTCTTGGTGATCTGTTGTCTCTGATTGTACCAAAT gtGGGAATTCCAGAAGATGTGGAAAAGAGATGCGCTGTTCAGATCTCCAATGCTCTGCAATTCATAGTGGAGAAAGGACTAGTACACCTAGATGTGAAGCCAGACAATGTTTTAGTGTTTGATCAGGAGTCAGAGTGCAGAAGTCCTAAAATACATGGGTGA